A genome region from Clostridium pasteurianum includes the following:
- a CDS encoding DegV family protein, with the protein MEKVKIITDSTCDLPQYVASKNDIEVLPLMVNVNGKSYFDMKDINFKQLSKIMDEENIFPSTSQITPQRFVECFSKYLDEGYKIICINLSSKMSGTYQSACIAKDMLETEDIAVIDSLNVTSGLGVLVLKACRLRDDGKSFEEIESEIVETIPHVKSALAFEKLDNLIKGGRLSKTAGTIGNLLGIKLILEVKDGEMAVRSKVRGNKKAARVVLDYLNDGNMDKKETNILLDAENEDILPILRQRLIENQNKFIECEVGCVVGTHSGTQACGVFFIEEY; encoded by the coding sequence GTGGAAAAAGTAAAGATAATAACAGATAGTACTTGCGATCTGCCACAATATGTAGCAAGTAAAAATGATATTGAAGTTTTGCCTCTTATGGTTAATGTAAATGGAAAATCGTATTTTGATATGAAAGACATAAACTTTAAGCAGCTTTCGAAAATCATGGATGAAGAAAATATTTTTCCTTCTACATCTCAAATAACACCTCAGAGATTTGTTGAGTGTTTTTCTAAATATCTTGATGAAGGTTACAAAATTATTTGTATAAATTTATCTTCAAAAATGAGTGGAACCTATCAATCAGCCTGTATAGCAAAAGACATGCTTGAAACGGAGGATATAGCTGTTATTGATAGTCTTAATGTTACATCAGGTCTTGGCGTATTAGTTTTAAAAGCCTGTAGATTAAGAGATGATGGTAAATCTTTTGAAGAAATAGAAAGCGAAATAGTAGAGACTATTCCTCATGTCAAAAGTGCCTTAGCCTTTGAAAAACTTGATAATTTAATTAAAGGTGGAAGATTATCTAAAACGGCAGGTACAATAGGAAATTTGCTTGGAATAAAACTAATACTTGAGGTTAAGGACGGAGAAATGGCAGTTAGAAGCAAAGTCAGAGGAAACAAAAAAGCTGCGAGAGTGGTTTTAGACTATTTAAACGATGGTAATATGGATAAAAAAGAAACAAATATATTACTTGACGCAGAAAATGAAGATATTTTACCAATACTTAGACAAAGACTTATAGAAAACCAAAATAAATTTATTGAATGTGAGGTTGGCTGTGTTGTTGGAACTCATTCAGGAACACAAGCTTGTGGAGTATTTTTTATTGAGGAATATTAA
- a CDS encoding phosphoglycerate kinase: protein MQFNKKTIEDVDVKGKKVLVRCDFNVPLKDGVITDENRLNGALPTIKYLSEHGAKVILCSHLGKPKGVDKAFTLAPVAKRLGEMLGREVKFAPDDTVVGENAKKAASELKDGDVMLLENTRFRKEEKKNEDEFSKELASLAEVYVNDAFGTAHRAHCSTVGVTKFIKTAVCGYLIQKELKFLGSAVETPVRPFVAILGGAKVSDKINVINNLLEKVDTLIIGGGMAYTFLKAQGYTIGTSLLEADKVDYAKEMMQKAKDKGVKLLLPVDNIVGAEFKADTKPVTTDDANIPDGYMGLDIGPKTQKLYADAVKEAKTVVWNGPMGVFEFENFAKGTKDVAKAMAESDATTVIGGGDSAAAVNQLGYGDKMTHISTGGGASLEFLEGKELPGIVALNDK, encoded by the coding sequence ATGCAGTTTAACAAGAAGACTATTGAAGATGTAGATGTTAAAGGCAAAAAAGTATTAGTTAGATGTGATTTTAATGTTCCTCTAAAAGATGGAGTAATAACTGATGAAAACAGACTTAATGGAGCACTTCCAACTATAAAATACTTATCAGAACATGGTGCAAAAGTTATACTTTGCTCACACCTTGGAAAACCAAAGGGAGTAGATAAGGCTTTCACACTTGCTCCAGTTGCTAAAAGATTAGGTGAGATGCTTGGACGTGAAGTTAAATTTGCTCCAGATGATACAGTTGTTGGAGAAAATGCTAAAAAAGCAGCTTCTGAATTAAAAGATGGAGACGTTATGCTTCTTGAAAATACAAGATTCAGAAAAGAAGAAAAGAAAAATGAAGATGAATTCTCTAAAGAATTAGCTTCACTTGCAGAAGTATATGTAAATGATGCATTTGGTACTGCTCATAGAGCTCACTGCTCAACAGTTGGAGTAACTAAATTCATAAAGACTGCTGTATGTGGATACTTAATCCAAAAAGAATTAAAATTCTTAGGATCAGCTGTTGAAACTCCAGTTAGACCTTTCGTTGCAATCTTAGGAGGAGCTAAAGTTTCTGATAAAATTAATGTTATAAACAATTTACTTGAAAAAGTAGATACATTAATAATCGGAGGCGGAATGGCTTACACTTTCTTAAAAGCACAAGGCTATACAATAGGAACTTCACTTCTTGAAGCAGACAAAGTTGACTATGCTAAAGAAATGATGCAAAAAGCTAAGGATAAGGGAGTAAAGCTTCTTCTTCCAGTAGATAACATTGTTGGAGCTGAATTTAAAGCAGATACAAAACCAGTTACAACTGATGATGCTAATATACCAGATGGTTACATGGGATTAGATATAGGACCAAAGACTCAAAAACTTTATGCTGATGCAGTTAAAGAAGCTAAGACAGTTGTTTGGAACGGACCTATGGGAGTATTTGAATTTGAAAACTTCGCTAAAGGAACAAAGGACGTTGCAAAAGCTATGGCTGAATCAGATGCAACTACAGTTATAGGAGGAGGAGATAGTGCTGCTGCTGTTAATCAGTTAGGATATGGAGATAAGATGACTCATATTTCAACTGGTGGTGGAGCTTCGCTTGAATTCTTAGAAGGAAAAGAACTTCCGGGAATAGTTGCATTAAACGATAAATAA
- the ahbB gene encoding siroheme decarboxylase subunit beta, whose product MLSTLEIKIVKRLQEDIPIVEEPYKQIASEIGISEKELMNKIDEFFKKGVLRRFGAIVRHTNVGFKSNVLVVWKVPEDKIEQVVKIMTSFKEISHCYKRKSCRKWQYNIYTMIHGENKACCENTIYNIVKLSGVKEFEALYTLRELKKKSMKYFV is encoded by the coding sequence ATGCTTAGTACTTTAGAAATAAAAATTGTAAAGAGGCTTCAGGAAGATATTCCTATAGTTGAAGAACCATATAAACAAATTGCTTCAGAGATTGGAATTTCTGAAAAAGAATTAATGAATAAGATAGATGAGTTTTTTAAAAAGGGTGTTCTACGCAGATTTGGAGCTATAGTTAGACATACAAATGTAGGATTTAAATCAAATGTTCTTGTGGTATGGAAAGTTCCAGAGGATAAAATAGAGCAAGTGGTTAAAATTATGACAAGCTTTAAGGAAATAAGCCATTGTTATAAAAGAAAGTCATGTAGGAAGTGGCAATATAATATATATACTATGATTCATGGAGAAAATAAAGCCTGTTGTGAAAATACTATATATAATATTGTAAAGTTAAGTGGTGTAAAGGAATTTGAAGCCTTATATACTCTAAGAGAATTAAAGAAAAAAAGTATGAAATATTTTGTCTAA
- the gap gene encoding type I glyceraldehyde-3-phosphate dehydrogenase, giving the protein MAKIAINGFGRIGRLALRRILEVPGLEVVAINDLTDAKMLAHLFKYDSSQGRFKGEIEVKEDAFIVNGKEIKVFAEKDPEKLPWGKLGIDVVLECTGFFTKKEKAEAHVRAGAKKVVISAPAGNDLKTIVFNVNNDTLDGTETVVSGASCTTNCLAPMAKVLNDNFGIEKGFMTTIHAYTNDQNTLDGPHRKGDLRRARAAAVSIIPNSTGAAKAIAQVIPDLKGKLDGNAQRVPVPTGSITELVSVLKKNVTVEEVNAAMKAAANESFGYTEDPIVSADVVGMNFGSLFDATLTKIVDVNGSQLVKTAAWYDNEMSYTSQLVRTLEYFAKIAK; this is encoded by the coding sequence ATGGCAAAGATAGCTATTAACGGTTTTGGAAGAATAGGAAGATTAGCTTTAAGAAGAATTCTTGAAGTTCCTGGATTAGAGGTTGTTGCAATAAACGACTTAACTGATGCAAAAATGTTAGCACACTTATTCAAATATGATTCATCACAAGGAAGATTCAAAGGTGAAATTGAAGTTAAAGAAGATGCTTTCATAGTTAATGGAAAAGAAATTAAAGTTTTCGCTGAAAAAGATCCTGAGAAATTACCTTGGGGAAAATTAGGAATAGATGTTGTTCTTGAATGTACTGGTTTCTTCACAAAGAAAGAAAAAGCAGAAGCTCATGTTAGAGCAGGTGCTAAAAAAGTTGTTATTTCAGCTCCAGCTGGAAATGACTTAAAGACAATAGTATTTAATGTTAATAATGACACTCTTGATGGAACTGAAACAGTTGTATCAGGTGCATCATGCACAACTAACTGCTTAGCTCCAATGGCTAAAGTATTAAATGATAATTTTGGAATAGAAAAAGGATTTATGACTACAATCCATGCTTATACTAATGATCAGAACACATTAGATGGTCCACACAGAAAAGGTGATTTAAGAAGAGCTAGAGCTGCTGCTGTAAGTATCATCCCTAACTCAACTGGTGCTGCTAAAGCAATAGCACAAGTTATCCCTGATTTAAAAGGAAAATTAGACGGAAATGCTCAGAGAGTTCCAGTTCCAACTGGTTCAATCACTGAACTTGTTTCAGTTCTTAAGAAAAATGTTACAGTTGAAGAAGTTAATGCTGCAATGAAAGCTGCTGCTAATGAATCATTTGGATACACTGAAGATCCAATAGTTTCAGCTGATGTTGTTGGAATGAACTTCGGATCATTATTTGATGCAACTTTAACTAAGATTGTTGATGTTAACGGATCACAATTAGTTAAAACAGCTGCTTGGTATGATAATGAAATGTCATACACTTCACAATTAGTTAGAACTTTAGAGTACTTTGCAAAAATTGCAAAATAG
- the tpiA gene encoding triose-phosphate isomerase, which yields MRTPIIAGNWKMNKTPSEAVALIEELKPLVKDAKVDVVVCPTFVCLDAVLKATKGTNIKVGAQNMYFEESGAFTGEIAPNMLEEMGVDFVVLGHSERRQNFNETDAAINLKVKAAFAHKLNPIVCCGETLEEREANVTNEVVGKQIKLDLAGLTKEQAEKVVIAYEPIWAIGTGKTATDDQANETIGAIRKAVEAVYGKEVAEKVRIQYGGSVKPKTIKAQMAKPEIDGALVGGASLKAEDFSQIVNF from the coding sequence TTGAGAACACCAATAATAGCAGGAAATTGGAAAATGAATAAAACTCCATCTGAAGCAGTAGCTTTAATTGAAGAATTAAAACCACTTGTTAAGGATGCTAAAGTAGACGTAGTTGTTTGCCCTACATTTGTATGTTTAGATGCAGTATTAAAAGCAACAAAGGGAACTAACATAAAAGTTGGAGCACAAAACATGTATTTTGAAGAAAGTGGTGCTTTTACTGGAGAAATAGCACCAAATATGCTTGAAGAAATGGGCGTAGACTTCGTAGTACTTGGTCACAGCGAAAGAAGACAGAACTTTAATGAAACTGATGCAGCAATAAACTTAAAAGTAAAAGCTGCTTTTGCACATAAATTAAATCCTATAGTTTGCTGCGGTGAAACTCTTGAAGAAAGAGAAGCAAATGTAACAAATGAAGTTGTAGGAAAACAAATCAAATTAGATTTAGCAGGATTAACTAAAGAGCAGGCAGAAAAAGTTGTTATAGCTTATGAACCAATTTGGGCTATAGGAACAGGAAAAACTGCTACAGATGATCAGGCTAATGAAACAATAGGAGCAATCAGAAAAGCTGTAGAAGCTGTTTATGGAAAAGAAGTTGCTGAAAAAGTAAGAATCCAATATGGTGGTTCTGTTAAACCAAAGACAATTAAAGCTCAAATGGCTAAGCCAGAAATAGATGGAGCTTTAGTTGGAGGAGCAAGCCTTAAAGCAGAAGATTTTTCACAGATTGTTAACTTCTAA
- the ahbA gene encoding siroheme decarboxylase subunit alpha has translation MDEKKVRILNMLQTEFPLTERPFLEIGKKLNITEETVIQILKELKNNGLIRRIGGIFDSKKLGYHTVLCALRVLEENLDEVVKIINRYEGVTHNYERDNYYNVWFTITAKSEKKIEEFLEELKATLKIEEILKLPAEKVFKINAVFKVRE, from the coding sequence ATGGATGAAAAAAAAGTTCGAATTTTAAATATGCTTCAAACTGAATTTCCTCTAACTGAGAGACCGTTTTTAGAAATTGGAAAGAAACTTAATATAACTGAAGAAACAGTGATACAGATTCTTAAAGAGCTTAAGAACAATGGTCTTATAAGAAGAATAGGAGGAATATTTGATTCTAAAAAATTAGGATATCATACTGTATTGTGTGCACTAAGAGTTTTAGAGGAAAATTTAGATGAAGTTGTTAAAATTATAAATAGATATGAAGGAGTTACTCACAATTATGAACGCGATAACTATTATAATGTTTGGTTTACTATAACAGCAAAATCAGAAAAAAAAATTGAAGAATTTTTAGAAGAACTTAAGGCCACTCTTAAAATTGAGGAAATACTAAAATTACCAGCAGAGAAAGTATTTAAAATAAATGCGGTTTTTAAAGTGAGGGAGTGA
- a CDS encoding tRNA (cytidine(34)-2'-O)-methyltransferase yields MILGQENLNIVLFQPEIPQNTGNIARTCVLTNSKLHLIKPLGFSLDEKHLKRAGLDYWKYLDITLYDSYEELREKYKDASFYFSTTHGQVYYDDIKFKKGDFIIFGRESCGLPDYIRESDPEKCIRVPMIKTTTRSLNLSNTVAIVAYEAIRQVGFPNMK; encoded by the coding sequence ATGATATTAGGACAAGAAAATTTAAATATAGTATTATTTCAGCCAGAAATTCCGCAGAATACAGGTAATATAGCAAGAACGTGCGTACTTACTAATTCTAAACTTCATTTAATTAAACCGCTTGGATTTAGTCTGGATGAAAAACATTTAAAAAGAGCAGGACTTGATTACTGGAAATATTTAGATATAACTTTATATGATTCCTATGAAGAATTAAGGGAAAAATATAAGGATGCTTCATTTTATTTTTCCACAACTCATGGTCAGGTGTATTATGATGATATTAAATTTAAAAAAGGCGATTTTATTATTTTTGGAAGAGAATCTTGTGGACTTCCTGATTATATAAGGGAAAGTGATCCAGAAAAGTGTATAAGAGTTCCTATGATTAAAACTACTACAAGATCCCTTAACTTATCGAATACTGTTGCAATAGTTGCTTATGAGGCTATAAGACAGGTTGGCTTTCCGAATATGAAATAG
- the rpoN gene encoding RNA polymerase factor sigma-54 yields the protein MNLNFELNLTQQQKLVMTQQMQMSIKLLQMSNLELNDYIKKEIEENPLLEGKENDKITDYEKEASKVDYKELVKYLDFDNYTHGGSSYNNDEEEVSPFNFISGKESFTEYLLNQLGETRIDDDIKEICVYIIENLNSTGYLPDRLEDIASELNVNLKSVQNALDIVQSLEPCGVGARNLIECLKLQVYNKNVNDKNLIEIIDKHLVDIAENKYNAIASELNITPQKAQEYGDFIKKLEPKPSRGFYTGEDVKYVIPDAFIRKIDNKFYVIMNDNSVPKLSINNTYKNIINSGNNKEDTDYVKEKLNSALFLLKSIEQRKSTLYDVLNEILESQKKYFQGKSNYLEPMTLKDISEKLDVHESTISRAIREKYVYIDTKGLIKIRDLFTTGISKAGASDEKDLSTQKIKNDIKALIDGEDKHSPLSDQKICELLKEKGTNISRRTVAKYREEMDIKSSAKRKRY from the coding sequence ATGAATTTAAATTTTGAATTGAATTTAACTCAACAACAGAAACTTGTAATGACACAGCAAATGCAAATGTCAATTAAACTTCTTCAGATGTCAAATTTAGAACTAAATGACTATATAAAAAAGGAAATTGAAGAAAATCCGCTTTTAGAGGGAAAGGAAAACGACAAAATTACAGATTATGAGAAGGAAGCAAGTAAGGTAGATTATAAAGAACTTGTTAAATATCTTGATTTTGATAATTATACTCATGGAGGTTCCTCTTATAACAATGATGAAGAAGAAGTATCACCATTTAATTTCATAAGTGGTAAGGAGTCGTTTACAGAATATTTGTTAAACCAGCTTGGAGAAACAAGGATAGATGATGATATCAAGGAAATATGTGTATATATAATAGAAAATCTTAATAGTACCGGATATTTACCTGATAGGCTAGAAGATATAGCAAGTGAGCTTAATGTTAATTTAAAAAGTGTACAAAATGCACTTGATATAGTTCAATCATTAGAACCATGTGGAGTTGGTGCAAGAAATCTTATTGAATGCCTGAAGTTACAGGTGTATAACAAGAATGTAAACGATAAGAATTTAATTGAAATAATAGATAAGCATTTAGTTGATATTGCAGAAAATAAATACAACGCTATAGCTAGTGAACTTAACATAACGCCGCAGAAAGCTCAAGAGTATGGTGATTTTATAAAAAAACTTGAGCCTAAACCGTCTAGGGGATTTTATACAGGTGAAGATGTTAAATATGTAATTCCAGATGCTTTTATAAGAAAAATAGACAATAAGTTTTATGTTATCATGAATGATAATTCTGTTCCTAAGTTATCTATAAATAACACTTATAAAAATATAATTAATAGTGGTAACAATAAAGAAGATACTGATTATGTAAAAGAAAAACTCAACAGTGCTTTATTTTTACTTAAAAGTATAGAACAGAGAAAAAGTACATTGTATGATGTTTTGAATGAAATTCTTGAAAGCCAAAAGAAGTATTTTCAAGGCAAGTCTAATTATTTAGAGCCAATGACCCTTAAGGATATTTCAGAAAAGCTAGATGTACACGAGTCAACTATAAGCAGAGCTATAAGGGAAAAATACGTTTATATTGATACAAAAGGTCTTATTAAAATAAGGGATTTGTTTACTACAGGAATATCTAAGGCTGGAGCTTCAGATGAAAAAGATTTATCAACTCAGAAAATAAAGAATGACATAAAGGCTTTAATAGACGGGGAGGATAAACATAGTCCGTTATCAGATCAGAAGATTTGTGAGCTCTTAAAGGAAAAAGGAACGAATATTTCAAGAAGAACTGTAGCAAAATATAGAGAGGAAATGGATATAAAATCATCAGCAAAGAGAAAAAGATATTAG
- a CDS encoding sugar-binding transcriptional regulator: MHEILKLQQKIVPELMELLQKRYDILRTIKYNEPVGRRILASKIGIGERVVRTEISFLKKQNLISVNNPGMSVTKDGEEIIDKLKNFIREFKGLTDVEEFIEQKLNIKKVIIVPGNIDEDSTVMNELGRTAAKFMENIILDGDIVAITGGTTMKNVVDNYESSPTYQKAVVVPARGGMERNLETEANTLAANLANKLGASYKLIHVPDNLSNEALSTIINEKSIKNAIDTIRKADIIIYGVGRADEMSKRRGLSDDEISNILENGSVAEAFGYFFDKDGKVVYHTPSLGLKIEDIKNAKNIIAVAGSKLKAEAIIATQIHGKKNVLITDEGAAREMVRILKNVD; encoded by the coding sequence ATGCATGAAATTTTAAAATTACAACAAAAGATTGTTCCTGAACTTATGGAGCTTTTACAAAAAAGATATGATATTTTAAGAACTATTAAGTATAATGAGCCTGTAGGTAGAAGAATACTTGCGAGTAAGATTGGAATAGGCGAGAGAGTCGTTAGGACTGAAATAAGTTTTTTAAAGAAGCAGAATCTTATAAGTGTAAATAATCCAGGAATGTCAGTTACTAAAGATGGCGAAGAGATAATTGATAAGCTTAAGAATTTTATAAGGGAATTTAAGGGCTTAACAGATGTTGAAGAGTTTATAGAACAAAAACTTAATATAAAAAAGGTTATAATAGTGCCAGGGAATATCGATGAAGATAGTACAGTTATGAATGAACTTGGAAGAACGGCAGCAAAGTTTATGGAAAACATAATTTTAGACGGAGATATTGTTGCGATTACTGGTGGTACGACTATGAAAAATGTAGTTGATAACTATGAGTCATCACCTACATATCAAAAAGCAGTAGTTGTTCCAGCAAGAGGTGGCATGGAAAGAAATTTAGAAACAGAGGCCAACACTTTAGCAGCCAATCTTGCCAATAAATTGGGTGCTAGTTATAAATTGATACATGTTCCAGATAATTTAAGTAATGAAGCTTTAAGTACGATAATTAACGAGAAGAGCATAAAAAATGCAATTGATACTATACGTAAAGCTGATATAATTATCTATGGAGTCGGTAGGGCTGATGAAATGAGCAAAAGGCGAGGATTAAGTGATGATGAAATATCAAATATTCTTGAAAATGGCTCTGTCGCAGAAGCATTTGGCTATTTTTTTGACAAAGATGGTAAAGTAGTATATCATACTCCATCACTTGGGCTTAAAATCGAAGATATTAAAAATGCAAAAAATATCATAGCTGTTGCAGGAAGTAAATTAAAAGCAGAAGCTATTATTGCAACACAGATACATGGCAAAAAAAATGTTCTCATCACTGATGAAGGAGCTGCCAGAGAAATGGTGAGAATACTTAAAAATGTTGACTAG
- the gpmI gene encoding 2,3-bisphosphoglycerate-independent phosphoglycerate mutase has protein sequence MAKKPVMLMILDGFGISDKIEGNAVREAKKPNFDKLYSEYPHTKLGASGLSVGLPDGQMGNSEVGHLNIGAGRVVYQSLTKITKAIDDGDFFENPALNKAADNVLRNDSTLHLMGLLSPGGVHAHTDHLKGLLKLAKNKGIKKVFVHAFLDGRDEPPASAKEFINDIEAYMKELGVGEIATLSGRYYAMDRDNRWEREELAYNAMVLGKGETAESAVAAIEASYHDNKTDEFVLPTVIVKDGKPRATIKDKDSVIFFNFRPDRARQITRAIVEDDFDGFKREKLNIEFVTMTEYDAKFKNVDVAFGPETIVNTLGQYVSSKGLNQLRIAETEKYAHVTFFFNGGVETPNKNEDRALIPSPKVATYDLQPEMSAYKVTDELLNRLNQDKYDMVILNFANPDMVGHTGILEAAEKAVEAVDECLGKIVKKVLELDGTVFITADHGNSEQMVDYSTGNPMTAHTTNPVPFVYVSNHSKGKKLDEGVLADIAPTMLKEMGLDKPAEMTGKSLID, from the coding sequence ATGGCAAAGAAACCTGTAATGTTAATGATATTAGATGGATTTGGAATTTCAGACAAAATCGAAGGAAATGCAGTAAGGGAAGCCAAAAAACCTAATTTTGATAAATTGTATAGTGAATATCCACACACAAAACTTGGTGCTAGTGGATTAAGTGTAGGACTTCCAGATGGACAAATGGGAAATTCAGAAGTTGGACATTTAAATATAGGAGCAGGAAGGGTTGTATATCAATCTTTAACTAAAATAACAAAGGCAATAGATGATGGAGATTTCTTTGAAAATCCTGCATTAAATAAAGCCGCAGACAATGTACTTAGAAATGATTCAACACTACATTTAATGGGACTTTTATCACCAGGAGGAGTTCATGCACACACAGATCATTTAAAGGGACTTTTAAAGCTTGCAAAGAATAAAGGTATTAAAAAAGTGTTTGTACATGCTTTTCTTGATGGAAGAGATGAACCACCAGCTTCAGCAAAGGAATTTATAAATGATATTGAAGCTTACATGAAAGAATTAGGTGTTGGAGAAATAGCTACACTTTCAGGAAGATACTACGCAATGGATAGAGATAATAGATGGGAAAGAGAAGAACTTGCATATAATGCTATGGTTCTTGGAAAAGGAGAAACAGCAGAAAGTGCAGTTGCAGCTATTGAGGCATCTTACCATGACAATAAGACAGATGAATTTGTACTTCCAACAGTTATAGTTAAAGATGGAAAACCACGTGCAACTATAAAGGATAAGGATTCTGTTATATTCTTTAACTTCAGACCTGATAGAGCAAGACAGATAACTAGGGCAATAGTTGAAGATGATTTTGATGGCTTTAAGAGAGAAAAACTTAACATTGAATTTGTAACAATGACTGAATATGATGCAAAATTCAAGAATGTTGATGTTGCTTTCGGCCCAGAGACAATTGTTAATACACTTGGACAATATGTAAGTAGTAAAGGCTTAAATCAACTTAGAATTGCAGAAACTGAAAAATATGCTCATGTAACATTCTTCTTTAATGGTGGAGTTGAAACTCCAAATAAAAATGAAGATAGAGCGCTTATACCATCACCAAAGGTTGCAACTTATGATTTACAGCCAGAAATGAGTGCATATAAAGTTACAGATGAGCTTTTAAATAGATTAAATCAGGATAAATACGATATGGTTATATTGAATTTTGCAAATCCTGATATGGTTGGACATACTGGAATTCTTGAAGCAGCAGAGAAAGCTGTAGAAGCAGTAGATGAATGCCTTGGAAAAATAGTTAAAAAAGTTCTTGAATTAGATGGAACTGTATTTATAACAGCAGATCATGGAAATTCAGAGCAGATGGTTGATTATTCTACTGGAAATCCTATGACAGCACATACAACTAATCCAGTACCATTTGTTTATGTAAGTAATCATTCTAAAGGTAAGAAATTAGATGAAGGAGTTTTAGCAGATATAGCTCCTACAATGCTTAAAGAAATGGGACTTGATAAACCAGCAGAAATGACTGGAAAGAGTTTAATAGACTAA
- a CDS encoding Cof-type HAD-IIB family hydrolase: MSYKLICVDMDGTVLDDEKKISEENKHAMKRAHAAGVKIAVCTGRLFTSAVIYADMLGIKAPVIASNGGYIREKDRDDVIYELPLKKEDSKEIYKIVSKYDASMFFNTYDMVIANKEFEDNYTYTRLNKDLPEDRRIKLVYPKNMLDFIEEKGSGILKCLCNSKDLDKLNKLRKEIEALNKFEVASSGKDNFEVMPKGVCKGKAVKVLGEFYNIDRKDIICIGDNENDLSMLEYAGLGIAMGNAEDKIKKVVGYVTDTNNNSGVAKAINKFIFGEN; this comes from the coding sequence ATGAGTTATAAGTTAATATGTGTTGACATGGATGGTACTGTGCTTGATGATGAGAAAAAGATAAGTGAAGAAAATAAACATGCAATGAAAAGAGCACATGCAGCAGGAGTAAAAATAGCAGTTTGTACAGGAAGACTTTTTACAAGTGCAGTAATTTATGCAGATATGTTAGGTATTAAAGCTCCAGTAATAGCATCAAATGGAGGATATATAAGGGAAAAGGATAGAGATGATGTTATTTACGAGTTGCCTCTAAAAAAGGAAGATTCAAAAGAAATATATAAAATAGTTAGTAAATATGATGCATCGATGTTCTTTAATACTTATGATATGGTTATAGCAAATAAGGAATTTGAAGATAATTATACATATACTAGATTAAATAAAGATCTTCCAGAAGACCGAAGAATAAAACTTGTTTATCCTAAAAACATGTTGGATTTTATAGAAGAAAAAGGGAGCGGAATATTAAAATGTTTATGTAACTCAAAAGATTTAGATAAACTTAATAAGTTAAGAAAAGAAATAGAAGCGTTAAATAAATTTGAAGTTGCAAGCTCAGGAAAAGACAATTTTGAAGTTATGCCTAAAGGCGTATGTAAAGGGAAAGCAGTAAAAGTACTTGGAGAATTCTATAATATAGACAGAAAAGATATAATTTGTATTGGTGACAATGAAAATGATTTATCAATGTTAGAATATGCAGGATTAGGAATAGCTATGGGAAATGCAGAAGATAAGATAAAAAAAGTTGTAGGATATGTAACGGATACAAATAATAATTCAGGAGTTGCTAAAGCAATAAATAAGTTTATATTTGGTGAAAATTAA